One part of the Huiozyma naganishii CBS 8797 chromosome 13, complete genome genome encodes these proteins:
- the EGD2 gene encoding Egd2p (similar to Saccharomyces cerevisiae EGD2 (YHR193C); ancestral locus Anc_4.358), which produces MSIPANANVTVLNKNEKKAREMISKFSLKRVPGIVRVAFRKKNNEIIAVDKPDVYRTVGGNYVVFGEAKVDDFTKKLADAQQQMEKSGISDVSGDKSPADIQKDMQAAAAETEGEAGAEAGAAEDEEVDSGDLSNDDVVLVMEQASVSKAKAVKALKEHGGDIVNAIMSLSK; this is translated from the coding sequence ATGTCCATTCCAGCTAACGCCAACGTCaccgttttgaacaagaacgagaagaaagCAAGAGAGATGATCTCGaagttctctttgaagagggTCCCAGGGATCGTGAGAGTCGCCTtcagaaagaagaacaacgaGATCATTGCCGTCGACAAGCCAGACGTTTACAGAACCGTCGGTGGTAACTACGTTGTCTTCGGGGAGGCCAAGGTCGACGACTTCACCAAGAAGCTGGCCGACGCTCAACAGCAGATGGAGAAGAGCGGGATCTCTGACGTCTCTGGGGACAAGTCTCCAGCTGACATTCAGAAGGACATGCAGGCTGCTGCCGCTGAGACCGAGGGCGAGGCCGGTGCTGAGGCCGGTGCCgcagaggacgaggaagtCGACTCGGGCGACCTGTCCAACGACGACGTCGTGTTAGTCATGGAGCAAGCTAGTGTCTCCAAGGCTAAAGCCGTGAAggctttgaaggaacaCGGCGGCGACATCGTCAATGCCATCATGTCCTTGTCCAAATAA
- the LNP1 gene encoding Lnp1p (similar to Saccharomyces cerevisiae YHR192W; ancestral locus Anc_4.357): MIRTLFGSRKGVVQRYTEDLVRIAAQIEDVEQQLKSLDRRVSRWRRSVSSYGASLTALYASYMYYTSGAQWMLALAALLAGTLVLVLYNLGMRSGAGWIRSYKMRRLAQLRGKHESTVDKLKEETQFNATSSLLQRFQNGDDALQVVDTELSLKYDELQQLKDELTQLQTGKQQATKEQNDVWFDKVIGLLAGGNDVQGMPHIEKVVCPECDRFAGLYRLPKGDWQYMCPFCNHRTPSHDVEGATAEEETE, from the coding sequence ATGATCAGAACACTGTTTGGGAGCCGTAAAGGTGTTGTGCAGCGGTACACGGAGGATTTGGTGCGGATCGCCGCGCAGATCGAGGACGTCGagcagcaattgaagagtCTGGACAGGCGGGTTTCCCGTTGGCGGAGGTCTGTGTCCTCCTACGGGGCGTCGCTGACGGCACTGTACGCATCGTACATGTACTACACGTCCGGTGCCCAATGGATGTTGGCCCTGGCGGCTTTGCTGGCCGGAACACTAGTGCTCGTGCTTTACAATCTCGGGATGCGCAGTGGGGCAGGGTGGATCCGGTCTTACAAGATGCGGCGGCTTGCACAGCTTAGGGGCAAGCACGAGTCGACCGTggacaagttgaaggaggagacACAGTTTAACGCGACGAGTTCGTTGCTACAACGGTTCCAGAACGGCGACGACGCTCTGCAAGTGGTTGACACGGAGCTGTCATTGAAGTACGACGAGTTGCAACAACTCAAGGACGAACTCACGCAATTGCAGACGGGGAAACAACAGGCAACGAAGGAACAGAACGACGTGTGGTTCGATAAAGTGATCGGGTTGCTTGCGGGAGGCAACGACGTCCAGGGGATGCCGCACATTGAGAAAGTCGTCTGCCCAGAGTGTGACAGATTTGCAGGGTTGTACAGGCTGCCCAAGGGCGACTGGCAGTACATGTGCCCCTTCTGCAACCACCGCACACCGAGCCACGACGTCGAGGGAGCCACGGCTGAGGAGGAGACGGAATAA
- the CTF8 gene encoding Ctf8p (similar to Saccharomyces cerevisiae CTF8 (YHR191C); ancestral locus Anc_4.356) gives MPKVSVSRSRLLQLRDEGQCSVVTPLGTAMLEIQGDLAMEIASDGCDPGDPRVSVLQGQQIFRFGLLDLHGTSREATLYIGQKQRMVGKLVKLDVPMGVLHFDTATQTAQLQDIIRYRLIFRDRPLPIM, from the coding sequence ATGCCCAAAGTGAGTGTATCGAGGAGCCGGCTGCTCCAGTTGCGTGACGAGGGGCAGTGCTCCGTGGTGACGCCGCTCGGGACAGCGATGCTCGAGATACAAGGCGATCTCGCAATGGAGATTGCCTCCGATGGGTGTGACCCGGGGGACCCGCGTGTCTCTGTGTTACAGGGGCAACAGATCTTCAGGTTCGGTCTGCTGGACTTACACGGGACGAGCAGGGAGGCTACGCTGTACATCGGGCAGAAACAGCGGATGGTCGGAAAGTTGGTCAAATTGGACGTCCCCATGGGCGTGCTCCACTTCGATACAGCAACGCAGACGGCTCAATTGCAAGATATAATACGGTACAGACTCATATTCAGGGACCGCCCGCTCCCCATCATGTGA
- the KNAG0M00330 gene encoding putative cystathionine gamma-synthase (similar to Saccharomyces cerevisiae STR2 (YJR130C) and YML082W; ancestral locus Anc_4.354), producing MSGSVPLQADVLPSGSEHYVALSLPRWGDVEEYARKRSSVAAGAAGYEESGLHRYVARLTRVLRDKYAKEREECLCFPSYTVAKRCREYIRVAVAGSEGARNAKVRILQLSTARPLTDEEASSKKECKIAVAFVAGPYFTHMLDYWRLSGEMVSSRVAKYVLHELFMIEKSQAVASSSTSGHRGENEEKDFIESRYGRQVNFTFAATAERLVKKRIATKMVDLDDEATLTNSTPVLDMDIVALQMHQHSDYDDDDDDDDYGNVGVAGENIQSLVPAESMSVEVNTIDNGSVADAHVNPETDIFLFASGMASLYTTVRLLTKLDEQRQTLRNNRGTASPGPEQHSKKTVVLGVPCHDTYEMVTTLSKSYFIPENGTDGLSKLKEILHSGEQILAVITETPTNGLLDVTNLVELKQLSELFGFYIVVDESVGGFVNVDALVYCDIVCSSLVKMFSGTEDVVSGSMVVNPQSKLYDFAQTFMASEHEPSSVLWCEDIIQLEQNSRDFVSKSKRINTATKRLLRDVILPQRGTIFTEVHHPSITDRAQYNLIKGKQDGGYGGVFAVQFSTLERARSFYDRLNVCKGPGLGGDYTVACPWQLLNQYDEVDKTLIRVSVGLEDYDVLKRAFEEAIAA from the coding sequence ATGAGCGGGAGTGTGCCATTGCAGGCTGATGTTTTGCCGAGCGGGTCGGAGCACTACGTGGCCTTGAGTTTGCCACGGTGGGGGGACGTCGAGGAGTATGCGCGCAAGAGAAGCAGTGTCGCCGCAGGTGCTGCTGGGTACGAGGAGTCTGGGCTGCACAGGTACGTTGCAAGGTTGACGCGTGTGCTGAGGGACAAGTATGCGAAGGAACGGGAGGAGTGTCTCTGCTTCCCCTCGTACACCGTTGCTAAACGGTGTAGGGAGTACATTAGAGTCGCAGTGGCCGGTTCTGAGGGGGCTCGCAATGCGAAAGTTCGTATCCTGCAATTGTCCACTGCGCGGCCGCTGACGGACGAGGAGGCGTCCAGCAAGAAGGAGTGTAAGATCGCCGTTGCGTTTGTCGCAGGGCCATATTTCACCCACATGCTGGACTACTGGAGGCTCAGCGGGGAGATGGTGTCCAGTAGGGTCGCCAAGTACGTGTTGCATGAGTTGTTCATGATAGAGAAGTCACAAGCTGTTGCGTCGTCGTCTACGAGTGGACACAGGGGGGAGaatgaggagaaggacTTTATAGAGTCCCGTTACGGAAGGCAGGTCAACTTCACGTTCGCTGCTACTGCGGAGAGACTCGTCAAGAAAAGGATTGCCACTAAGATGGTCGATTTGGACGACGAGGCGACTCTGACAAACAGCACACCGGTTCTCGATATGGATATTGTCGCTTTACAAATGCACCAGCACTCAGACtacgatgatgatgacgacgacgatgactATGGGAACGTCGGTGTTGCAGGAGAGAACATACAGTCACTGGTCCCTGCAGAGTCCATGTCTGTCGAGGTGAACACCATTGACAACGGCAGTGTCGCTGACGCACATGTAAACCCAGAGACGGatatcttcctctttgccaGTGGGATGGCGTCTCTGTACACGACGGTGCGGCTGTTGACGAAACTGGACGAGCAACGGCAAACGTTACGGAATAACAGGGGGACCGCTTCACCAGGCCCCGAGCAACACAGCAAGAAAACCGTAGTGTTGGGGGTCCCCTGCCACGACACGTACGAGATGGTGACGACGTTATCCAAGTCGTATTTCATCCCGGAGAATGGTACTGATGGGCTCAGTAAGTTGAAGGAGATCCTACATTCTGGGGAGCAGATCCTTGCCGTGATCACTGAGACGCCGACGAACGGGCTCCTTGATGTGACGAACTTGGTCGAGTTGAAGCAACTTAGCGAACTGTTTGGGTTCTACATTGTCGTGGACGAGTCCGTAGGAGGGTTTGTCAACGTCGATGCGCTCGTGTACTGCGATATCGTGTGCTCGTCGCTCGTGAAGATGTTCAGTGGCACAGAGGATGTAGTAAGTGGTTCGATGGTCGTGAACCCGCAGAGCAAGCTGTACGATTTTGCACAGACTTTCATGGCATCCGAGCACGAGCCCAGTAGTGTGCTCTGGTGCGAGGACATAATCCAGTTGGAGCAGAATTCGCGGGATTTCGTGAGCAAAAGCAAGCGGATCAACACGGCCACGAAGCGGCTACTACGCGATGTGATACTGCCACAGCGGGGCACCATATTTACCGAGGTGCACCATCCAAGTATCACGGACAGGGCTCAATATAATCTGATCAAGGGGAAGCAGGACGGTGGGTACGGTGGTGTGTTTGCTGTGCAGTTCTCGACCCTGGAACGTGCCCGATCGTTCTACGACCGTTTGAACGTGTGCAAGGGCCCCGGTCTGGGCGGCGACTACACGGTCGCGTGTCCCTGGCAGTTACTAAACCAGTACGACGAAGTGGACAAGACACTCATACGAGTCAGCGTAGGGCTTGAGGACTACGACGTGCTGAAACGAGCGTTTGAGGAGGCGATCGCCGCATGA
- the ATP18 gene encoding F1F0 ATP synthase subunit i (similar to Saccharomyces cerevisiae ATP18 (YML081C-A); ancestral locus Anc_4.353): MIKKFPTPVLKPYWPFFAGGLIVYYGMSKFTNVMLNSDEFVNDPRNPRFARGEKPVEKH, encoded by the coding sequence aTGATAAAGAAGTTCCCCACACCGGTGCTGAAGCCATACTGGCCGTTCTTCGCTGGCGGACTGATAGTGTACTACGGCATGTCCAAGTTCACAAACGTCATGCTCAACTCGGACGAGTTCGTTAACGACCCTAGAAACCCACGGTTTGCAAGAGGTGAGAAACCCGTTGAAAAACACTGA